The following proteins come from a genomic window of Candidatus Buchananbacteria bacterium CG10_big_fil_rev_8_21_14_0_10_42_9:
- a CDS encoding aminoacyl-tRNA hydrolase, producing the protein MGLKELLWGSKSSIDSVIAGLGNPGPKYQATRHNIGFVVIDNLREQLNFPDWQFNKKFKSEISQGTVADKKILLAKPQTFMNKSGEAIRAILNFYKLNANQLNLIHDDKDLNFGKIKLSATSGSAGHNGVQNIIDQLKTKNFTRVRIGVANEKLAKIPTDDFVLQKFTPEEQKQLPQIIQTALKSLN; encoded by the coding sequence ATGGGTTTAAAGGAGCTCCTTTGGGGATCAAAGTCGTCAATCGATAGTGTCATCGCGGGACTAGGCAACCCTGGACCAAAATATCAAGCCACACGCCATAATATCGGTTTTGTGGTAATTGATAATTTACGCGAGCAGCTAAATTTCCCTGATTGGCAATTTAACAAAAAATTCAAATCGGAAATTTCTCAAGGCACTGTTGCGGACAAGAAGATACTTTTAGCTAAACCACAAACCTTTATGAATAAATCCGGGGAAGCAATTCGTGCCATTCTTAACTTTTATAAACTAAACGCCAATCAGCTGAATCTAATCCATGACGACAAAGACTTAAACTTCGGCAAAATCAAACTCTCCGCCACTTCCGGTTCAGCTGGGCACAACGGCGTACAAAATATAATTGACCAGCTAAAAACCAAAAACTTTACCCGCGTGCGCATTGGCGTAGCCAACGAAAAACTTGCTAAAATACCAACAGATGATTTTGTCTTACAAAAGTTCACACCAGAAGAACAAAAACAACTCCCACAAATTATTCAAACCGCTCTCAAATCCTTAAACTAA